The [Flavobacterium] thermophilum genome has a segment encoding these proteins:
- the rlmH gene encoding Ribosomal RNA large subunit methyltransferase H yields MHISIAAVGKLKEKYLIQGINEYTKRLSAYAKIEIIEVADEKTSERASELEEEQIRQREGERLLAKIPHDAHVIALAIEGKMKSSEQFAARLDELATYGKSKVVFVIGGSLGLSKQVMARADETLSFSKMTFPHQLMRLILLEQIYRAFRINRGEPYHK; encoded by the coding sequence TCAAGGGATCAATGAGTACACAAAGCGTCTGTCCGCATATGCAAAAATTGAGATAATTGAGGTCGCCGATGAAAAAACCTCCGAACGGGCAAGCGAACTTGAGGAAGAGCAAATCAGACAGCGGGAAGGCGAGCGGCTGTTGGCGAAAATTCCGCATGATGCCCACGTCATCGCGCTTGCGATTGAAGGAAAGATGAAATCGTCCGAGCAATTTGCCGCCCGTCTCGATGAGCTCGCCACCTATGGCAAAAGCAAGGTAGTGTTCGTCATCGGCGGCTCGCTTGGCTTAAGCAAACAAGTGATGGCGCGCGCCGATGAGACGCTGTCGTTTTCGAAAATGACGTTTCCACACCAGCTGATGCGTCTCATTTTGCTCGAGCAGATTTACCGCGCATTTCGGATCAACCGGGGGGAGCCGTATCACAAGTGA
- the pleD_3 gene encoding Stalked cell differentiation-controlling protein, with protein MLFRARPVIFSVFFASIAVAVMSKPPSFDRTYMIALLFYWLFSSLYSHLRVIDKTKNNIPVDYGINYSLSFALFAGPFGLFIFEALFRLTEHIAKKYLKTAEPDEWLHTLYNIGSFVTFNSLAFALYNLLGPLFQSIPSIGFWLLLFLLVIVVSFLTDCCLIIIFYITGDIQTQREALDFIKTRSWMDMGKTALTNGLLFLFLQEQRWDMLLSLFLLNYFVSRSFFSKSQSIQHKLERDHFEKMAYTDFLTGIHNRAYMDQTIAKLNGSGEWIGVVVADIDNFKTINDTYNHAVGDEVIRHFASTLKQFLKEGDFLFRSGGEEFTMFLRHRTFEESVRLVEEIREAVRHSTVLVDYMAAKRPIAYTSSFGLYFCQAEGTMSIEKAYIYADHLLLRSKESGKNKVSAQCGGVA; from the coding sequence ATGTTATTCCGAGCGCGACCGGTTATTTTTTCCGTTTTTTTCGCATCGATTGCTGTTGCGGTTATGTCAAAACCGCCTTCCTTCGATCGTACATATATGATCGCCTTGCTGTTTTATTGGCTGTTTTCCAGCTTGTATTCGCACTTGCGCGTCATAGACAAAACGAAAAACAATATTCCCGTTGATTACGGCATTAACTATAGTTTATCGTTCGCCTTATTTGCCGGCCCGTTCGGGCTGTTTATCTTTGAAGCGTTGTTTCGCTTGACTGAACATATAGCAAAAAAATATTTGAAAACAGCGGAACCCGATGAATGGCTGCACACATTGTACAACATCGGCTCGTTTGTGACGTTCAATTCGCTCGCGTTTGCCTTATACAATCTCCTTGGTCCGCTGTTTCAGTCTATTCCGTCCATTGGCTTCTGGCTGCTTTTATTCCTGCTCGTCATCGTCGTTTCCTTTTTGACTGACTGTTGCCTGATCATCATTTTTTATATAACCGGCGACATTCAGACACAGCGCGAGGCGTTGGACTTTATTAAGACGAGAAGCTGGATGGACATGGGAAAAACGGCGCTGACAAACGGTCTGTTATTTCTCTTTTTGCAAGAACAGCGGTGGGATATGCTTTTGAGCTTATTTTTGCTGAATTACTTCGTCAGCCGCTCGTTCTTTTCCAAATCGCAAAGCATCCAGCATAAACTAGAACGCGACCACTTCGAAAAAATGGCCTACACCGACTTTTTGACCGGTATCCATAACCGTGCCTACATGGATCAAACGATCGCCAAGCTAAACGGATCCGGTGAATGGATTGGCGTCGTCGTCGCCGATATCGACAATTTTAAAACGATCAACGACACGTATAACCATGCCGTCGGCGACGAGGTGATCCGCCATTTTGCCTCAACCTTGAAACAGTTTCTCAAAGAGGGCGATTTTTTGTTCCGCAGCGGCGGTGAAGAATTTACGATGTTTTTGCGTCATCGCACGTTTGAAGAGAGCGTCCGGCTTGTCGAGGAGATTCGAGAAGCAGTGCGCCATAGCACCGTGTTGGTCGATTATATGGCGGCGAAACGTCCCATTGCCTATACGTCGTCGTTCGGTCTTTACTTTTGTCAAGCAGAAGGAACGATGTCAATTGAAAAAGCGTACATTTATGCCGACCATTTATTGCTCCGTTCGAAAGAAAGCGGCAAAAATAAAGTATCAGCCCAATGCGGGGGAGTTGCGTGA
- a CDS encoding Transposase IS116/IS110/IS902 family, with the protein MRVLYERCCGLDVHKQSITACALTPEGKEIRTFGTLTDDLEELVDWLKEKKVTHVAMESTGVYWKPVYNLLEAEPIEVLVVNAQHIKAVPGRKTDVKDAEWIADLLRHGLLKGSYIPHRAQRELRELVRYRRSLIEERARELNRIQKVLEGANIKLSSVVSDINGMSARLIIRALIEGKDDPAALAQLAKGRLKQKTEELRRALKGVMGPHQRMMLAEQWRHVEYLDEAIARLDREIEERTSPFHEALELIDTIPGVGRQSAEQIVAEIGTDMSRFPTAAHLASWAGMAPGNHESAGKRLSGRTRKGNKKLRSCLVECARAAARTKNTYLSAKYHRIAKRRGANRASVAVGRTILEMIYYILTRKEPYRELGADYWDRQREASIVRQTVKRLEGLGYEVKLEKTSA; encoded by the coding sequence ATGCGCGTCTTGTATGAACGCTGTTGCGGATTGGACGTGCATAAGCAATCGATTACGGCTTGCGCCCTTACCCCTGAAGGAAAAGAGATTCGCACGTTTGGTACGCTGACCGACGATCTCGAGGAGTTGGTGGATTGGCTGAAAGAAAAAAAGGTGACGCACGTTGCCATGGAGTCGACGGGCGTATATTGGAAGCCAGTGTATAATCTCCTCGAAGCAGAGCCGATCGAAGTGCTTGTCGTCAATGCCCAACACATCAAAGCGGTTCCTGGGCGAAAGACCGATGTCAAAGATGCCGAATGGATCGCGGACTTGCTTCGCCATGGATTGCTAAAAGGGAGTTACATCCCTCATCGAGCTCAGCGGGAGCTCCGGGAACTGGTCCGTTATCGGCGCAGTTTGATCGAGGAACGGGCACGGGAGCTCAACCGCATCCAAAAAGTGCTGGAAGGAGCCAATATCAAGCTTTCTTCGGTCGTATCCGACATCAACGGGATGTCGGCCCGGCTCATCATTCGCGCCCTTATCGAAGGAAAAGACGATCCGGCGGCCCTCGCCCAGCTCGCCAAAGGGCGGCTGAAACAAAAAACGGAAGAGCTCCGGCGCGCATTGAAAGGAGTGATGGGGCCGCATCAACGCATGATGCTGGCCGAGCAATGGCGTCATGTGGAGTATTTAGATGAAGCGATTGCCCGGTTGGATCGGGAAATCGAGGAACGAACGAGCCCTTTTCATGAAGCGCTGGAGCTCATCGATACGATCCCGGGAGTGGGGCGGCAAAGCGCGGAACAAATTGTAGCGGAAATCGGGACGGACATGAGCCGGTTCCCTACCGCCGCGCACTTGGCCTCATGGGCCGGAATGGCTCCCGGGAATCATGAGAGTGCAGGGAAACGGTTGTCAGGTCGAACGAGGAAAGGGAACAAGAAGCTAAGGTCGTGCCTCGTGGAATGCGCCCGTGCCGCCGCCCGAACGAAGAACACGTACCTATCGGCCAAGTATCATCGGATCGCCAAACGAAGAGGAGCGAATCGAGCGAGTGTCGCGGTCGGGAGAACGATTTTAGAAATGATCTATTATATCTTAACTCGAAAGGAACCGTATAGAGAGTTGGGAGCCGACTACTGGGATCGGCAGCGAGAAGCGAGCATCGTGCGTCAAACGGTGAAACGATTAGAGGGGTTAGGGTACGAAGTGAAACTAGAAAAAACGAGTGCATAG
- a CDS encoding transposase, IS605 OrfB family has protein sequence MYRTVKIPFQTSKKDIDRLFECNRISAQIWNDCLVIAKNYALKNNGKWINQTELQKQTKGKYPIHSQSIQAVCHKYLNARDSAKKAKQKGLDNKYPYKQKKYFNTKWANNGFIIHPNGTIELKMGRWERKNQPPIVVKIDKEQIPNGTVKEIELIFDAKHWKLMLCLSYENGEQPTTKKEGTIAAGDPGEIHAISAVSENGSSIIITGRKIRSIHRLRNKKIAELQKKMSKCKKGSRKWKKYNRAKQYILSKSEAQLKDCLHKTTKQLVDWCLEQNVKHFMIGDVEGVQRNKKKKRSKLVNQKLSNWCFGKLYDYLKYKLEAKGITFEKVDESYTTQTCPVCGKKKKPSSRNFICACGYSQHRDVHSACNILTKHLYGEFRPMKITNHKYLRIA, from the coding sequence ATGTATCGAACGGTCAAAATACCTTTTCAAACATCAAAAAAAGATATCGATCGATTATTCGAATGCAACCGAATATCGGCTCAAATTTGGAATGACTGTTTAGTCATTGCCAAAAACTATGCATTAAAGAATAATGGAAAATGGATCAACCAAACCGAACTTCAAAAACAAACGAAGGGCAAATACCCGATCCATAGCCAAAGCATTCAAGCCGTATGCCATAAATATTTGAACGCCAGAGACAGCGCCAAAAAAGCCAAACAAAAAGGGCTAGATAACAAATATCCGTACAAACAGAAAAAATATTTCAACACGAAATGGGCAAATAACGGATTTATCATTCACCCAAATGGGACCATTGAACTGAAAATGGGTCGCTGGGAAAGAAAAAACCAACCTCCTATTGTAGTGAAAATCGATAAAGAACAAATTCCAAACGGCACTGTCAAAGAAATCGAACTCATTTTTGATGCGAAACATTGGAAACTCATGCTTTGCCTCAGTTATGAAAACGGTGAACAACCAACTACTAAAAAAGAAGGAACTATCGCTGCCGGTGATCCTGGCGAAATTCACGCCATTAGTGCCGTCAGCGAAAACGGAAGCAGCATCATCATCACCGGTAGAAAAATAAGAAGCATTCATCGCCTTCGAAATAAAAAAATAGCAGAACTGCAAAAAAAGATGTCCAAATGTAAAAAAGGTTCGCGTAAATGGAAAAAATATAACCGCGCGAAGCAATATATTTTATCGAAAAGCGAAGCGCAATTAAAAGACTGCTTGCATAAAACGACCAAACAATTGGTCGATTGGTGTTTGGAACAAAACGTCAAACATTTCATGATAGGCGATGTCGAAGGCGTCCAGCGCAACAAAAAGAAAAAGCGATCCAAATTGGTGAACCAAAAATTATCGAACTGGTGTTTTGGCAAACTCTACGACTATTTGAAATACAAACTAGAAGCTAAAGGCATCACTTTTGAAAAAGTGGATGAATCGTATACCACGCAAACATGTCCTGTTTGCGGGAAGAAGAAAAAACCTTCTTCTAGAAATTTTATTTGTGCTTGTGGTTATTCTCAGCATCGGGATGTCCATTCGGCATGCAATATTCT